The following are encoded together in the Streptomyces rapamycinicus NRRL 5491 genome:
- a CDS encoding slipin family protein codes for MVDALVTLIVVLACLGALGVLAAARVVKQYERGVVFRLGRLRSDIRGPGFTMIAPLVDRLQKVNMQIVTMPVPGQEGITRDNVTVRVDAVVYFKVVDPADAIIAVEDYRFAVSQMAQTSLRSIIGKSDLDDLLSNREKLNQGLELMIDSPAVGWGVHIDRVEIKDVSLPETMKRSMARQAEADRERRARVINADAELQASKKLAEAASQMADTPSALQLRLLQTVMAVAAEKNSTLVLPIPVELLRFLEKGQQEIPAAVRAEGGAEGGAPAAGPAAAPERDAAPARPAQPAQPARQAMPTLTEREPEPHTVE; via the coding sequence ATGGTCGATGCGCTCGTGACATTGATAGTGGTACTGGCTTGCCTCGGCGCCCTGGGCGTGCTGGCCGCGGCCCGAGTGGTCAAGCAGTACGAGCGGGGGGTGGTCTTCCGGCTCGGGAGGCTCCGCTCGGATATCCGGGGGCCGGGGTTCACCATGATCGCTCCGTTGGTCGACCGGCTCCAGAAGGTCAATATGCAGATCGTGACGATGCCCGTGCCCGGCCAGGAGGGCATCACCCGGGACAATGTGACCGTACGGGTCGACGCCGTCGTCTACTTCAAGGTCGTGGACCCGGCCGACGCGATCATCGCGGTCGAGGACTACCGCTTCGCCGTCTCCCAGATGGCCCAGACCTCGCTGCGGTCGATCATCGGTAAGAGCGATCTGGACGATCTGCTCTCCAACCGGGAGAAGCTCAACCAGGGCCTGGAGCTCATGATCGACAGCCCGGCCGTCGGATGGGGCGTCCATATCGACCGGGTGGAGATCAAGGACGTGTCGCTGCCGGAGACCATGAAGCGGTCGATGGCCCGCCAGGCGGAGGCCGACCGGGAGCGCCGCGCCCGGGTGATCAACGCGGACGCGGAGCTGCAGGCGTCGAAGAAGCTGGCCGAGGCCGCCTCCCAGATGGCCGACACCCCCTCGGCGCTCCAGCTGCGGCTGCTCCAGACCGTGATGGCGGTCGCCGCCGAGAAGAACTCCACACTGGTGCTGCCCATCCCGGTCGAACTGCTGCGCTTCCTGGAGAAGGGCCAGCAGGAGATCCCGGCGGCGGTCCGGGCGGAGGGTGGCGCGGAAGGCGGCGCCCCGGCCGCCGGTCCGGCCGCCGCGCCGGAGCGGGATGCCGCGCCCGCGCGGCCCGCCCAGCCGGCCCAGCCCGCTCGGCAGGCGATGCCGACGCTCACCGAGCGCGAGCCGGAGCCGCATACGGTCGAGTGA
- a CDS encoding amino acid ABC transporter permease: MSLTSDPPVGKAAASGAEREDYSALKVVPVRHPWRWAAVVVTAVLVAQFAHGLVTNAGWEWDVFAEFFTTRTILKAVWITIQLTFYGTALGFALGIVLAFMRLSQSPFLKSVAFTYIWAFRSIPLIVQLLFWFNLTYLYKRLDFGIPFGPGFFSFDTAGLVGAMSAAVLGLALHQAAYAAEIVRGGVLAVDGGQLEAAAALGIPRLRQLRRIVLPQAMRSILPNAANEVISLFKGTSIVSVMAIGELFYQVQVIYGRNGRVVPLLMVATVWYIILTTVLSIAQYYVERHFSRGATR, encoded by the coding sequence ATGTCCCTGACCTCCGATCCACCCGTCGGCAAGGCCGCCGCAAGCGGCGCCGAACGCGAGGACTACTCCGCCCTCAAGGTCGTCCCGGTACGCCACCCCTGGCGCTGGGCCGCCGTCGTCGTCACCGCCGTCCTGGTGGCCCAGTTCGCCCACGGCCTGGTCACCAACGCCGGCTGGGAGTGGGACGTCTTCGCCGAGTTCTTCACCACCCGGACCATCCTCAAGGCGGTCTGGATCACCATCCAGCTCACCTTCTACGGCACCGCGCTCGGCTTCGCCCTCGGCATCGTCCTCGCCTTCATGCGGCTGTCCCAGAGCCCCTTCCTGAAGTCGGTCGCCTTCACCTACATCTGGGCGTTCCGCTCCATCCCGCTCATCGTCCAGCTGCTGTTCTGGTTCAACCTCACCTATCTCTACAAGCGGCTCGACTTCGGCATCCCCTTCGGCCCCGGCTTCTTCTCCTTCGACACCGCGGGTCTGGTCGGGGCGATGAGCGCGGCGGTGCTCGGACTCGCGCTCCACCAGGCGGCTTATGCGGCGGAGATCGTGCGCGGCGGCGTCCTCGCCGTGGACGGCGGACAGCTGGAGGCGGCGGCCGCGCTCGGCATCCCGCGGCTGCGGCAGCTGCGCCGGATCGTGCTCCCGCAGGCGATGCGGTCGATCCTGCCGAACGCCGCCAACGAGGTGATCTCGCTCTTCAAGGGCACCTCGATCGTCTCCGTCATGGCGATCGGCGAGCTCTTCTACCAGGTGCAGGTCATCTATGGGCGCAACGGCCGGGTCGTCCCGCTGCTGATGGTCGCGACCGTCTGGTACATCATCCTGACCACCGTGCTCTCGATCGCGCAGTACTACGTCGAGCGCCACTTCTCGCGGGGAGCCACCCGATGA
- a CDS encoding ABC transporter substrate-binding protein has protein sequence MKTRRTLVTAVAALTATALLGGCGDGDAQETVGSKGSKNAINISPDQHRVRGKKVDSIAAKVPAAIRERGTLRIGGSADASAPLGFYATDDKTRIGSELDIATLVADTLGLKVDFQPVSWENLFVGLDSSKFDGVFSNVTVTEERKEKYDFATYRLDDLAFEAKKGTSWRVKGPKDVAGKTVSVASGTNQEKILVDWSKQNEKAGREPVDIKYFQKDTDYYLALQSSRIDAYFGPNPTSAYHVASAGQTQIIGRFSGGGDQVQGKIAATTKKGSGLVDAYAAALDHVIQDGSYAKVLKRWGLSSEAVKKSEINPPGLPKP, from the coding sequence GTGAAGACCCGCCGCACCCTCGTCACCGCCGTCGCCGCGCTCACCGCCACCGCCCTGCTCGGCGGCTGCGGCGATGGCGATGCCCAGGAGACGGTGGGCTCCAAGGGGTCGAAGAACGCCATCAACATCAGCCCGGACCAGCACCGCGTCAGAGGGAAGAAGGTCGACTCGATCGCGGCGAAGGTCCCGGCCGCGATCCGGGAGCGCGGCACCCTGCGCATCGGTGGCAGCGCCGACGCCTCCGCCCCGCTCGGCTTCTACGCGACCGACGACAAGACCCGGATCGGCTCCGAGCTCGACATCGCCACGCTGGTGGCCGACACCCTCGGGCTCAAGGTCGACTTCCAGCCGGTCTCCTGGGAGAACCTCTTCGTCGGCCTGGACAGCTCCAAGTTCGACGGCGTGTTCTCCAATGTGACGGTCACCGAGGAGCGCAAGGAGAAGTACGACTTCGCCACCTACCGGCTGGACGATCTCGCCTTCGAGGCCAAGAAGGGCACCTCCTGGCGGGTCAAGGGGCCGAAGGACGTGGCGGGCAAGACCGTCTCGGTCGCCTCCGGCACCAACCAGGAGAAGATCCTGGTCGACTGGAGCAAGCAGAACGAGAAGGCGGGCCGCGAGCCCGTGGACATCAAGTACTTCCAGAAGGACACCGACTACTACCTCGCCCTCCAGTCCTCCCGTATCGACGCCTACTTCGGCCCCAACCCCACCTCCGCCTACCACGTCGCCTCGGCCGGCCAGACCCAGATCATCGGCCGGTTCTCGGGCGGTGGCGACCAGGTGCAGGGCAAGATCGCGGCCACCACCAAGAAGGGCAGCGGGCTGGTCGACGCCTATGCCGCGGCCCTGGACCACGTGATCCAGGACGGTTCGTACGCCAAGGTCCTGAAGCGGTGGGGGCTCTCCAGCGAGGCGGTGAAGAAGTCCGAGATCAACCCGCCCGGGCTGCCCAAGCCGTGA
- a CDS encoding amino acid ABC transporter ATP-binding protein, whose translation MVDIRSVHKSFGSLQVLRGIDLEVRSGEVAVVLGPSGSGKSTLLRAINHLEKVDSGWISVGGSLVGYRRQGDRLYELREREILRQRTRIGFVFQNFNLFPHLTVLENIVEAPISALRRPRKEAVRAAEALLDRVGLADKAAAYPRQLSGGQQQRVAIARALALEPELLLFDEPTSALDPELVGEVLDVIKDLAHQGTTMIVVTHEIGFAREVADTVVFMDGGRIVERGTPAEVLDAPRHERTKAFLSKVL comes from the coding sequence ATGGTCGACATCCGCTCCGTCCACAAGAGCTTCGGGTCGCTCCAGGTACTGCGCGGCATCGATCTGGAGGTGCGCTCCGGGGAGGTGGCCGTCGTCCTCGGCCCCTCCGGCTCCGGCAAGTCCACCCTGCTGCGTGCCATCAACCACCTGGAGAAGGTGGACAGCGGCTGGATCAGCGTCGGCGGCTCGCTGGTCGGCTACCGCCGCCAGGGCGACCGCCTCTACGAGCTGCGCGAGCGCGAGATCCTCAGGCAGCGCACCCGGATCGGCTTCGTCTTCCAGAACTTCAATCTCTTCCCGCATCTGACGGTGCTGGAGAACATCGTCGAGGCGCCGATATCGGCGTTGCGCCGCCCCAGGAAGGAGGCGGTGCGCGCCGCCGAGGCGCTGCTCGACCGGGTCGGTCTGGCCGACAAGGCGGCCGCGTACCCCCGGCAGCTCTCCGGCGGTCAGCAGCAGCGGGTGGCGATCGCCCGTGCCCTCGCCCTGGAACCCGAGCTGCTGCTCTTCGACGAGCCGACCTCCGCCCTCGACCCCGAACTGGTCGGCGAGGTCCTCGACGTCATCAAGGACCTGGCCCACCAGGGCACCACGATGATCGTCGTCACCCATGAGATCGGCTTCGCGCGGGAGGTCGCCGACACCGTCGTCTTCATGGACGGCGGCCGGATCGTCGAGCGGGGCACGCCCGCCGAGGTGCTCGACGCCCCGCGCCATGAGCGCACCAAGGCGTTCCTCTCCAAGGTCCTCTGA
- a CDS encoding DUF5685 family protein — translation MFGIIRPCRHRLSENLRTEWMAHLCGLCLALRGDHGQFARIATNYDGLVISVLVEAQAGGSEGWRRTAGPCPLRGMRTASVAQGEGARLAATVSLVLASAKVRDHVADGDGALARRPVAAAARRVAGRWDRAGERSGAALGFDTALLLDAVGRQEELESLAGPGTPLLTVTEPTETATAAAFGHTAVLAGRPGNRAPLEEAGRLFGRLAHLLDAVEDLAEDAETGAWNPIAATGTDLAEVRRLCDDAVHGVRLALKDTEFAGKGSGRLAHVLLVHELGRAVDRAFGTTGCAHTGGQGAGAPGAPESSFGPPQSPWINPGGPGGAPPEPPHGRRRGLMAGCLVWTGLCCTCQVCCRDPYHDPWSGQPREGLCHKCGDCCDCCDCCSNCSDCCSCDCCDGCDCGCDC, via the coding sequence GTGTTTGGCATTATCCGGCCTTGTCGGCATCGGCTGTCGGAAAACCTGCGCACTGAGTGGATGGCGCATTTGTGCGGGCTGTGCCTCGCGTTGAGGGGTGACCACGGGCAGTTCGCCCGCATCGCCACCAACTACGACGGCCTGGTGATATCGGTGCTGGTGGAGGCCCAGGCCGGGGGGTCGGAGGGCTGGCGGCGGACCGCCGGGCCCTGTCCGCTGCGCGGGATGCGGACGGCGTCGGTCGCCCAGGGCGAGGGGGCGCGCCTCGCCGCCACCGTCTCGCTGGTGCTGGCCTCGGCGAAGGTACGCGACCATGTGGCGGACGGCGACGGGGCGTTGGCCCGGCGGCCGGTCGCCGCGGCCGCCCGCCGGGTGGCCGGGCGGTGGGACCGGGCCGGGGAGCGCAGCGGCGCCGCGCTCGGCTTCGACACCGCGCTGCTGCTCGACGCGGTCGGCCGGCAGGAGGAACTGGAGTCCCTCGCGGGCCCCGGCACCCCCCTGCTGACCGTCACCGAGCCCACCGAGACCGCGACCGCCGCGGCCTTCGGGCACACCGCGGTCCTGGCCGGGCGGCCCGGCAACCGGGCCCCGCTGGAGGAGGCGGGCCGGCTCTTCGGGCGGCTGGCGCATCTGCTGGACGCGGTGGAGGACCTGGCCGAGGACGCCGAGACCGGCGCCTGGAACCCGATCGCGGCCACCGGGACCGACCTCGCCGAGGTCCGCAGGCTGTGCGACGACGCGGTGCACGGGGTGCGGCTGGCGCTCAAGGACACCGAATTCGCGGGCAAGGGGTCCGGGCGGCTCGCCCACGTACTGCTGGTCCATGAACTGGGGCGCGCGGTCGACCGCGCCTTCGGCACCACCGGCTGTGCGCACACCGGAGGCCAGGGCGCGGGCGCTCCGGGCGCCCCGGAGTCCTCCTTCGGGCCGCCGCAGTCGCCGTGGATCAACCCGGGCGGCCCCGGCGGCGCGCCCCCGGAGCCGCCGCACGGCCGTCGGCGGGGACTGATGGCGGGCTGCCTGGTGTGGACCGGGCTCTGCTGCACTTGCCAGGTGTGCTGCCGCGACCCGTACCACGACCCGTGGTCCGGGCAGCCGCGCGAGGGTCTGTGCCATAAGTGCGGTGACTGCTGCGACTGTTGTGACTGCTGCAGCAACTGTAGCGACTGCTGTAGCTGCGACTGCTGTGATGGTTGTGACTGCGGCTGCGACTGCTAG
- a CDS encoding S1 family peptidase yields MRIKRNAPHSKQARRIALVAATSALVAGTALAAPAAYAGSDGARTFSAAEAKSASGAVLEADVAGTAWYVEKGTNKLVVTADSTVSQSEIAKIKNTAGSNADAIEVKRTSGKIQKLISGGDAIYASSWRCSLGFNVRNSSGANYFVTAGHCTDGAGTWWSNSGHTTTIGPTSGSSFPTNDYGLVRYSGSVTPQGTVGSQDITSAANPTVGQTVTRRGSTTGIHSGRVTALNATVNYGNGDIVYGMIQTTVCAEPGDSGGPLYAGSTALGLTSGGSGNCTSGGTTFFQPVVEALNAYGVSVY; encoded by the coding sequence TTGAGGATCAAGCGCAACGCCCCCCACAGCAAGCAGGCGAGACGTATCGCCCTGGTGGCCGCGACCTCCGCCCTGGTGGCCGGAACGGCGCTGGCCGCCCCCGCCGCCTACGCCGGTAGCGACGGCGCCCGCACCTTCAGCGCGGCCGAGGCCAAGTCGGCGAGCGGCGCCGTCCTCGAGGCCGATGTCGCGGGCACCGCCTGGTATGTCGAGAAGGGGACCAACAAGCTCGTGGTCACCGCCGACAGCACGGTGTCCCAGAGTGAGATAGCCAAGATCAAGAACACCGCCGGCTCGAACGCCGACGCGATCGAGGTCAAGCGGACCTCCGGCAAGATTCAGAAGCTGATCTCGGGCGGCGACGCGATCTACGCGAGTAGCTGGCGCTGCTCCCTCGGCTTCAACGTGCGCAACAGCAGTGGGGCCAACTACTTCGTCACCGCCGGTCACTGCACCGACGGCGCCGGCACCTGGTGGTCGAACTCCGGCCACACCACCACCATCGGCCCGACGTCCGGCTCCAGCTTCCCGACCAACGACTACGGTCTGGTCCGGTACAGCGGCTCGGTCACCCCCCAGGGCACCGTCGGCAGCCAGGACATCACCTCGGCCGCCAACCCGACCGTGGGCCAGACGGTCACCCGGCGCGGCTCCACCACCGGCATCCACAGCGGCCGGGTCACCGCGCTGAACGCCACGGTCAACTACGGCAACGGCGACATCGTCTACGGCATGATCCAGACCACGGTCTGCGCCGAGCCCGGCGACAGCGGCGGCCCGCTCTACGCCGGCTCCACCGCCCTCGGCCTCACCTCCGGCGGCAGCGGTAACTGCACCTCCGGTGGCACCACGTTCTTCCAGCCGGTCGTCGAGGCGCTGAACGCCTACGGCGTGAGCGTCTACTGA
- a CDS encoding FAD/NAD(P)-binding protein codes for MSANPDHPAHPDHPFRSPATVVIVGAGPRTTGLIERIAANAPELYGDGAPFELHLVDPHPPGGGRIWRPDQSPLLWMNSMAEDVTMFTDESVEREGPIRPGPSLAEWAREVREAGGVGGVRGAAPPHALPPELAAEAAALTGRSFATRRLQSAYLRWVYERSVADLPPGTIVHEHRDRAVRVTGPRDGRQQVWLEGRTAPLTADAVVLALGHLDAEPDAEQQALTAFAAEHQLVHLPPEFTADSDVSALRPGEPVIVRGLGLAFVDLMVLLTEGRGGRYERGPDGELVYRPSGREPVLYAGSRRGVPYHAKIGYSLSGERPPVPRFFGPAEVDALLSRPGRPDFRRDVWPLIAKELGFAHYHRLFTAHPERVAGEWSAFEEKYAACPPGGPDLDVLVASAVPDPADRLDLDDLDVLVAAAVPDPADRLDLDTLDRPLAGLRFGDHEALQQALRGHIEADLARRHDPAHSPDLAVFLALLSVYGQLIRLGDIGGWWHGFFSFLASGPPGPRLEQLLALSRAGVVRFLGAETTVTADPVRGVFRASSASVPGHAVEARALVEARLPEPSVDRSRDTLLRSLYRDGAAATPAGLLAVSPADARVLDRAGRPHPRRFALGPHTDARASGAFARPRTNAPAFRQNDATARALLRCLRELSCRATVNA; via the coding sequence ATGTCCGCGAACCCGGACCATCCCGCGCATCCGGACCACCCCTTCCGATCACCCGCCACGGTCGTCATCGTCGGCGCGGGCCCGCGTACCACCGGCCTGATCGAGCGCATCGCCGCCAACGCCCCCGAGCTGTACGGCGACGGCGCCCCGTTCGAGCTGCACCTGGTCGATCCGCATCCGCCCGGCGGCGGCCGCATCTGGCGCCCCGACCAGTCCCCGCTGCTCTGGATGAACTCCATGGCCGAGGACGTCACCATGTTCACCGACGAGTCGGTGGAGCGCGAAGGCCCGATACGTCCCGGCCCCTCTCTCGCCGAATGGGCCCGTGAGGTCCGTGAGGCGGGTGGGGTCGGTGGGGTCCGTGGAGCGGCGCCGCCGCACGCCCTGCCGCCCGAACTCGCCGCCGAAGCCGCCGCCCTGACCGGGCGGAGCTTCGCCACCAGACGGCTCCAGAGCGCCTATCTGCGCTGGGTGTACGAGCGCTCGGTGGCCGATCTGCCGCCCGGCACCATCGTGCATGAGCACCGGGACCGGGCCGTACGCGTCACCGGGCCGCGTGACGGACGGCAGCAGGTGTGGCTGGAGGGGCGTACCGCGCCGCTCACCGCCGACGCCGTGGTCCTCGCCCTCGGCCACCTCGACGCCGAACCCGACGCCGAGCAGCAGGCCCTCACCGCGTTCGCCGCCGAGCACCAACTGGTCCACCTCCCGCCGGAGTTCACCGCCGACAGCGATGTGAGCGCGCTGCGCCCCGGCGAGCCGGTGATCGTACGCGGCCTCGGCCTCGCCTTCGTCGATCTGATGGTGCTGCTCACCGAGGGGCGCGGCGGACGTTATGAGCGCGGTCCGGACGGCGAGTTGGTCTACCGGCCCTCCGGCCGCGAGCCCGTGCTGTACGCCGGTTCGCGGCGCGGTGTGCCGTACCACGCCAAGATCGGCTACTCGCTGAGCGGTGAGCGGCCCCCGGTGCCGCGCTTCTTCGGCCCCGCCGAGGTCGATGCGTTGCTCTCCCGCCCCGGGCGGCCGGACTTCCGGCGCGACGTCTGGCCGCTGATCGCCAAGGAGCTGGGGTTCGCCCACTACCACCGGCTGTTCACCGCCCATCCGGAGCGCGTGGCCGGGGAGTGGTCCGCGTTCGAGGAGAAGTACGCCGCCTGCCCGCCCGGCGGCCCCGACCTGGACGTCCTGGTCGCCTCGGCCGTCCCCGACCCGGCCGACCGGCTCGACCTCGACGACCTGGACGTCCTGGTCGCCGCGGCCGTCCCCGACCCGGCCGACCGGCTCGACCTCGACACCCTCGACCGCCCCCTGGCCGGGCTGCGGTTCGGCGACCACGAGGCCCTGCAGCAGGCGCTGCGCGGCCATATCGAGGCCGACCTCGCCCGCCGCCACGACCCCGCGCACAGCCCCGACCTGGCCGTCTTCCTCGCCCTGCTCTCCGTCTACGGCCAGCTGATCCGGCTCGGCGACATCGGCGGCTGGTGGCACGGCTTCTTCAGCTTCCTCGCCTCCGGCCCGCCGGGGCCGCGGCTCGAGCAGTTGCTCGCGCTCTCCCGCGCCGGAGTGGTCCGCTTCCTCGGCGCCGAGACGACCGTGACCGCCGATCCGGTGCGCGGGGTGTTCCGGGCGAGCTCCGCCAGTGTGCCCGGACACGCGGTCGAGGCCCGTGCGCTGGTCGAGGCCCGGCTGCCGGAGCCGAGCGTGGATCGCTCCCGCGACACCCTGCTGCGCTCCCTGTACCGCGACGGCGCCGCCGCCACTCCGGCCGGACTGCTCGCCGTCAGCCCCGCCGACGCCCGGGTCCTGGACCGGGCGGGCCGTCCGCATCCGCGCCGCTTCGCGCTCGGCCCGCACACCGACGCCCGCGCCTCGGGCGCCTTCGCCCGGCCCCGTACCAACGCGCCCGCGTTCCGGCAGAACGACGCCACCGCGCGTGCCCTGCTGCGCTGTCTGCGCGAGCTGTCCTGTCGCGCCACGGTCAACGCCTGA
- a CDS encoding acyl-CoA dehydrogenase family protein, translating into MSAGTLPSFDPRDPLGLDDLLDPEDLAVRDTMRQWAADRVLPYVADWYERGEVPGIRELARELGSLGALGMSLTGYGCAGASPIQYGLACLELEAADSGIRSLMSVQGSLSMYAIHRFGSEEQKERWLPRMAAGEVIGCFGLTEPDHGSDPAGMRTYAKRDGSDWVLTGRKMWITNGSVAGVAVVWARTDEGIRGFVVPTDAPGFSAPDIKHKWSLRASVTSELVLDEVRLPADAVLPEVTGLRGPLSCLSHARYGIIWGSMGAARSAFESALEYAREREQFGRPIGGFQLTQAKLADMALELHKGVLLAHHLGRRLEAGRLRPEQVSFGKLNNVREAIEICRTARTILGANGISLEYPVMRHATNLESVLTYEGTVEMHQLVLGKALTGIDAFR; encoded by the coding sequence ATGTCCGCTGGCACCCTGCCGTCGTTCGATCCGCGTGACCCGCTGGGGCTCGACGATCTCCTCGACCCCGAGGACCTCGCGGTCCGCGACACCATGCGGCAGTGGGCCGCCGACCGCGTACTGCCGTACGTCGCCGACTGGTACGAGCGCGGCGAGGTGCCCGGCATCCGCGAGCTGGCCCGGGAACTCGGCTCCCTCGGCGCGCTCGGGATGTCCCTCACCGGCTACGGCTGCGCGGGTGCGAGCCCGATCCAGTACGGCCTGGCCTGTCTGGAGCTGGAGGCGGCCGACTCCGGGATCCGCTCCCTGATGTCGGTGCAGGGCTCCCTGTCCATGTACGCCATCCACCGCTTCGGCTCCGAGGAGCAGAAGGAGCGGTGGCTGCCCCGGATGGCCGCCGGTGAGGTCATCGGCTGCTTCGGGCTGACCGAGCCCGACCACGGCTCCGACCCGGCCGGGATGCGCACCTACGCCAAGCGGGACGGCTCGGACTGGGTGCTCACCGGCCGCAAGATGTGGATCACCAATGGCTCGGTGGCCGGGGTCGCCGTGGTGTGGGCCCGCACCGACGAGGGCATCCGCGGCTTCGTCGTCCCCACCGACGCGCCCGGCTTCTCGGCCCCCGACATCAAGCACAAGTGGTCGCTGCGCGCCTCGGTCACCAGCGAACTGGTCCTGGACGAGGTGCGGCTGCCCGCCGACGCGGTGCTGCCCGAGGTCACCGGCCTGCGCGGGCCGCTGAGCTGTCTGAGCCACGCCCGCTACGGCATCATCTGGGGATCGATGGGCGCGGCCCGCTCCGCGTTCGAGTCGGCGCTGGAGTACGCGCGGGAGCGGGAGCAGTTCGGCCGGCCGATCGGCGGCTTCCAGCTCACCCAGGCCAAGCTGGCCGATATGGCGCTGGAGCTCCACAAGGGGGTGCTGCTCGCCCACCATCTGGGGCGGCGCTTGGAGGCGGGGCGGCTCCGCCCCGAGCAGGTCAGCTTCGGCAAGCTGAACAATGTGCGGGAGGCGATCGAGATCTGCCGTACGGCCCGGACGATTCTGGGCGCCAACGGGATCTCGCTGGAGTATCCGGTGATGCGGCACGCCACGAATCTGGAGTCCGTGCTCACCTATGAGGGCACCGTCGAAATGCACCAACTGGTGCTGGGCAAGGCGCTCACCGGAATCGACGCCTTCCGGTGA
- a CDS encoding cell division protein SepF yields MGSVRKASAWLGLVDDSDDERYYDDDYAEGSEPGGSWMTDPRARVADETARDQGTRIATVTPDGFRDARGIGELFREGVPVIVNLTTMESADAKRVVDFMAGLIFGLRGSIDRVANRVFLLTPADFQIVSGQSGHATGFFNQS; encoded by the coding sequence ATGGGATCGGTACGCAAGGCAAGTGCCTGGCTTGGCCTCGTCGACGACAGCGATGACGAGCGCTACTACGACGACGACTACGCCGAGGGGTCCGAGCCCGGCGGCTCCTGGATGACCGACCCGCGCGCGCGGGTGGCCGACGAGACCGCGCGGGACCAGGGCACCCGGATCGCCACGGTCACCCCGGACGGATTCCGGGACGCCCGCGGCATCGGCGAGCTGTTCCGGGAGGGCGTACCGGTCATCGTGAACCTCACGACGATGGAGTCCGCCGACGCCAAGCGCGTGGTGGATTTCATGGCCGGGCTGATCTTCGGGCTGCGGGGTTCGATCGACCGGGTGGCCAACCGCGTCTTCCTCCTCACCCCGGCCGACTTCCAGATCGTCAGCGGACAGTCCGGCCACGCCACGGGCTTTTTCAACCAGAGCTAG
- a CDS encoding S1 family peptidase: MKHRRIPKRRVVIAGAGIAALVATGITLQSANAAPGEPQPDTLSVGAAGKLASTLTSSLKSDTAGSYYDAKAKKLVVNVVNKGVVDKVREAGAEAKVVTNTLAELSKARQTLKQKATIPGTSWSVDPRSNKVVVTADSSVKGTRMATLNKVADALGGKVEVKRSAGKFSTFIAGGDAIWGDGGRCSLGFNVVKGGQPYFLTAGHCTEAISSWSDSQGGEEIGTNEGSEFPGNDYGLVKYTKDTDHPSAVDLYNGSSQEITKAGDATVGQKVTRSGSTTQVHDGEVTGLNATVNYQEGSVEGLIQTNVCAEPGDSGGALFAGDTALGLTSGGSGDCSSGGETFFQPVPEALQAFGAEIG, translated from the coding sequence TTGAAGCACCGCCGCATACCCAAGCGTCGTGTCGTCATAGCCGGAGCCGGCATAGCGGCCCTGGTCGCCACGGGCATCACCCTGCAGAGCGCCAACGCCGCCCCCGGTGAGCCCCAGCCCGACACCCTCTCGGTCGGCGCCGCCGGAAAGCTCGCCAGCACGCTCACCTCCTCGCTCAAGAGCGACACGGCGGGTTCGTACTACGACGCCAAGGCCAAGAAGCTCGTCGTCAACGTGGTCAACAAGGGCGTCGTGGACAAGGTCCGGGAGGCCGGGGCCGAGGCCAAGGTGGTCACGAACACCCTGGCCGAGCTGAGCAAGGCGCGTCAGACGCTGAAGCAGAAGGCCACCATCCCCGGCACCTCGTGGTCGGTGGACCCCAGAAGCAACAAGGTCGTCGTCACCGCGGACAGCTCCGTCAAGGGCACCCGGATGGCCACCCTCAACAAGGTCGCCGACGCGCTCGGCGGCAAGGTCGAGGTGAAGCGCTCGGCCGGGAAGTTCTCCACCTTCATCGCGGGTGGCGACGCCATCTGGGGCGACGGTGGGCGCTGCTCGCTCGGGTTCAACGTCGTCAAGGGCGGCCAGCCGTACTTCCTGACCGCCGGTCACTGCACCGAGGCCATCAGCAGCTGGTCGGACTCGCAGGGCGGCGAGGAGATCGGGACCAACGAGGGCAGCGAGTTCCCCGGTAACGACTACGGCCTGGTCAAGTACACCAAGGACACCGACCACCCGAGCGCGGTCGACCTCTACAACGGCAGCTCCCAGGAGATCACCAAGGCCGGTGACGCCACCGTCGGCCAGAAGGTGACGCGCAGCGGCTCCACCACGCAGGTGCACGACGGCGAGGTCACCGGCCTCAACGCGACCGTCAACTACCAGGAAGGGTCGGTCGAAGGGCTGATCCAGACCAACGTCTGCGCCGAGCCCGGCGACAGCGGCGGCGCGCTCTTCGCGGGCGACACGGCGCTGGGTCTGACCTCCGGTGGCAGCGGTGACTGCTCCTCGGGCGGCGAGACCTTCTTCCAGCCGGTGCCGGAGGCGCTCCAGGCGTTCGGCGCCGAGATCGGCTGA